A window of Silene latifolia isolate original U9 population unplaced genomic scaffold, ASM4854445v1 scaffold_57, whole genome shotgun sequence genomic DNA:
TGAGATATGAAACTTCGAAGGATTACTCACTCTTATACTCCATTGTACTTTCTATTTTGTTCCATTGTCACTACAAGATTACTAAGAGTTTGAAGGTGTGTTTTAAAAGTTTGAAGGTGAGTTAGTTTTAGTGTAGTAAGTTTGTAAAACAGTTTGTTACAATGTAGAgtttatttttctattattatattctttttattattgataTTGATTTTTGATGCAAGCGATTTATCTTTATCATGtttgaatttatttttttttttaagttcaaCTTTTATACTTGGATTTAATTTTTTAGAGTCCAACTTTTATAAACTATTATGAGTTAGATTATGGTTGACAATATTTAAAGGACTTATACTCATTTTTAGTTGAAACCATAAAAGTAACAATGATTGCTGATTAACAGTGAACTCCCACTTTTCTCAGAAAAAAGAATTTTGAGATCTAAGTTTGATTGTCAGGAAAGATGAAGAAGAATGAGGGTTGGGAGATCTGATTTTGTTGTTTACACAAAACGGATCTGGTACAAGTTGATGTTTAATGGGCATATGTTAGCCCGTTTTGTCTGGATGGGAAAATGAGCCCATGTCTTTCTTTTCGCTGTTTTGGCTCTTTCCTGTTGTATGGACCACTTTTCTCTTTTGATATAATACTtacattttattaaaataaataaataaataaaaaacagtGAACTCCGCGAGAATTTGACCCTTTTGCGGACTTATAATTTGAATCAAACTCCAAATTTACCGATTTACGGTTAATCATATCCACGTGTTTATCTCATACTATTAGAGTCAAGGCCATGAGATTGATTCATACAAAAGATAGTTTGTGTTAATATATCGAGTTGTCAATTATATACAAGCACATACCCTACAGAAAATACgtataggcccgtgcatcgcacgggcattaaatctagtctagtatatatataaaagaaagttttttcgagcgatctgagagcgtccacatcaccaaaaataaatttaggaaagtataatttttgatgtaaaaaataaagtgaaaaatcttttaattattataatatgtatatttcctaaattatattcaagtgatatttccaattttatatcaaacttttacatttcatttgtcaaaaaaatatcgttaaaaaaattatgaaaataatataattagttttgtggtaaaaaatgatatcattagagtataaatttcatattatttgcacatattaaagatgatgtacttcttaatatgtaaaattgtgtactttttaattagtatgttttgtcccacattggaaaataagtaagtgtggtgaacatactacatataaatagtagaattgtcccacattgaaagattagtataaggtgggtgattctataattataaataggaggcatacttggaacttatgcatcaacccaaaatcttttgagtctcttaagtattgtcttggagagctcttaaaagtttatatcattatattttctacctatagattttatatgtcttacattcaaaaataatgtaggtgtggtaaatataccacgtttaaataatataattagaattatgttaaaaaaaaataatgtaggtgtggtaaatatactacgtttaaataatataattaaagttgtgttgaaaaaaattatatcattagagtataggttcatatcatttgcacatactttaattatgataaaaaaaacgtatgaatattaatagatgtatttgcttattattaaatcgggttggacgtcgaattaggttcaaaaaatatggtgtacttttaaatatgttattcatctcacattgaaaaataatgtaggtgtgataaatatatactacgtataaaaagttgaattgtcccacaccATAAGATTATCATAGGTGGGTTTTTGTTGAGAAAGCTCTAAGCTTTTGGGCAGCCTGGAAACAGGCCCAatcatctaaggttccaagtcGTCTGGTACAGAATGATAGGGTGGCATGGATACCTCCGAGAAATGGGCAATGGAAGTTGAACATTGATGCGGCTGTGTTCGGTGATGCGGGGTGTGGTTTGGGAATGGTTGTTCGAGATTATCAGGGGAAGGTGGAGCGTATGGGAGTTCAACAGGTGCGTGATAAATGGTGTCCTGAAGTTGCAGAAGCTATGGCCGCGGAGTTTGGGTTGTTGACGGCTAAACAGATGGGGTTGGATAATGTCGTCCTTGAGTCGGACTGTCTCACGTTGATTACCATGCTTAAGTCGAAGTCCTTTCCGAATAATTACTTTGGTCGGGCTGGGAAAAAGGTCTCGGATTTAGCTAGTTCCTTTAGTTGTATTTCCTTTAATTTCACTCGTCGAGATGGAAATGTTGTAGCGCACGAATTGGCCCACCTAGTACCGCTTGAATTCTCTACGCGATATTGGGTTGGTGCGATTCCGGAGCGTGTGGAACCGTTTGTGCTTGTGGACTCTTTGGCTATTTCTAATTAATAATATGCAATTTCCCTTCAAAAAAAGATTATCATAGGTgaggtgatcctatgattataaataggatttatccttggaacttaggtatctcCCCAAATATATtaaatctctcaaagtatacttattatataagagactttaaacataatcttgaattaaatgtttaATTTTAAAGTTGCAATATTTTTTTTAGGTGGGAGGAAGATCGATAAAATGGTtaatattataacggaaatttttcatgttaccctcgaattttgttagattacacataatacccctaattttaagtttgtacatataaaaaccttgtgtttactttttttcataatgctgttactcctatgagtaactagatgcgtaattgagcatgccatgttatttgtgttttgttatttaggtattaaatattagtttattaaataaaatatggatttaaatattagatgatgaagtgtttgtgtaatagacgataacaaaagaaaaaagacgtcaaaagtcataggagtaatgacattatgatggaagttgtcaagtggtattctgggaaagaaaaaggtgaacacggggagtaccatttgtagaaacttaaacttgggggtaccatgtgtaatctatcaaagttcaaggttaccatgagaaatttccaatattataaatttataatgatatagttaattaaattttcattaaaagagagagatatccgtaccaataaaacaataaagggggtattattttttaattattattttattaccacgccatcaaacttaacgtttATTTAACAGCCTTTtatattagggggtaccatgggcaaaaaaaatggaacctcaagggtactataggcagattcttaaaagtaggggcaACATGGAAAatatgacaaaattaaggggtaccacaggaaatttccgtatctcaattatgataaaaaaaaatgaagaaaaacaacgacaaatattaatggagagtacttgatcatattattaaatttaaatataactattagatataatgaataacaattaaccgtattcggtattcgggatctggttgaatgtcgaattaagtgcaaaaaatatggtgtaattctgagtatgttatttgtcccacattaaaAAACAATGCATGTTTGatgatatactacgtataaatggtagaattgtcccacatcagaaaaataatccaagtttggtgaatatattacttataaatagtaaaattgtcccccatcgaaagattagtataaggtgggggtgattatatgattataaataagaattAAGTaattaacccacgtatatattaatcttttattttttttaaaagagatattttaataatatgtaaacaaatcattagacatagaatgtaaacataaaacccttatggtttttttttttgcattataaataagttaattaccccgttgcaacgcacgggcattcaaactagtaattTAATAATTTGTAAATTAAGTTAGTTATCCATACGCAAAACACCATATAGTTATAGTAAatggccgtcttcaatgagacggaTTGAATATTGATATGGGTGATTATTCACATACTCATATGTTTGCATGTAGCCATTTTTCGCTGCAGGAGGTCAAAACCCTGAATCATTCCTATATGCATTCAGCACTGAGGTTCTTGAAGCAGCTTACAATGTAAGATTCCTTGTCCTGATTCCTGAACTTACAATGTCATCGTTACAACTGGGTTTCTAAAAAATCGATTTTTACAAAATAGAAGTATGTTCTTCGAGACGACTCTTCTCTTGA
This region includes:
- the LOC141639748 gene encoding uncharacterized protein LOC141639748 — its product is MRVGRSDFVVYTKRIWYKLMFNGHMWVFVEKALSFWAAWKQAQSSKVPSRLVQNDRVAWIPPRNGQWKLNIDAAVFGDAGCGLGMVVRDYQGKVERMGVQQVRDKWCPEVAEAMAAEFGLLTAKQMGLDNVVLESDCLTLITMLKSKSFPNNYFGRAGKKVSDLASSFSCISFNFTRRDGNVVAHELAHLVPLEFSTRYWVGAIPERVEPFVLVDSLAISN